GAACTCCTGCCGCACGCGCTCGACCTGCTGGCGGGAAACACCGCTCACAAGTAGACTGGTGCTTCACCCTGAGGCGAGAGTCCCACCGTATTGCATTTCCTCAAGAACATCTTCCTGAAGTACCAGAAGTGGCTGCTGGCGCTGCTCGCGCCCCTGCCCGGCTGGCTGGCGGTGCTGGTGATCGCGACGGTGGACTCCATGATCCCGGTCATCCCGCTCGACCCGGTCGTGGCCGGATACGTGTGGAAGAACCCCGGCATGTTCTGGCTCTATTGTCTGGTGGCCTCGGCCGGCTCGGCGGTCGGCAGCCTGTTCCCTTACTGGATCGGCTACGAAGGCGAGGAACTGCTGCTCGAGAAGCGCATCCCGGCGGCGACGCTGGCGCGCATCCGGGCTTCGTTCGAGCGGCACGAAGTGCTCGCGCTCGTGCTGCCCGCGATGATGCCGCCACCCACGCCCTTCAAGGCCTTCGTGCTGTTCGCCGGCGCCGCCAAGCTGAACGTGCGCGACTTCCTGCTCGCCATCTTCGCCGGACGCATGCTGCGCTTCCTCATCCTCTCGGCGCTCACGGTCGTCTTCGGCCCGAAAGTCTACGAGCTCGTGAAAGCGCACGGCTGGCTGGTGCTGATCGTGGTGCTGAGCGCCATCGCGCTCGGCGCGCTCGTCTGGTGGCTGCGCAAGCGCCGCTCCCCCGGACCCGCCGTCGTCGGCGAAGGAAGATAGTCTTCAGACTTCAGACGTCAGTCTTCAGGAAAGACAAAAGCGCCGGATCACCCGGCGCTTTGCTCTTGCTGAAGTCTGAAGACTGAAGTCTGAAGACTACTTCGCGCGAACCCTCTCCGCTTGCAGCCCGAACTGTGCTGCCAGCGCCGGCGCTCCGAAGAACACCGCCGTCCACGCCAGGTCTCCGATCAGGGCGTTGCGGAAGAACGGCAGCCCCGCGATATAGCACGCGCTCAAGCCGGCGAGCGTCTTGGGATACATCGCCCACACCGCCCACACCGCGAAGTTGCTGACCAGGAAGAACGCCACCGAACTGCTCAGCGCCACGCCGCCCACGCGTAGCGGGACCTGGTTCTCGCGCAGCACGCCGCCAAACAGCATGAGCGCGCAGTAGAACGCCCAGCTCACCACCTGGTCCGCGCCCAGCGGCAGGTGATACACCCACACGTTCAGCGCCACGTCCCCGGCGATCAGCATCGCCAAGGGCGCCCACATGCGCGCGCGCGGCTGGCGCGCGCCGAAGTACAGCAGCGCCGCCGTCAGCGGGGCGAAGCCCATCAGCCCGGTGACCTCCTTCGAGCCGAACACCGGGATGAGGAAGCGGAACAGGACGGCGAAGACGACGAAGACGTATGCCAGCATGGTCACCTCAAAGGCGAATGGTCATTCTCTACTTCCGCGCACGAAGGCGTCAACTGCTCGCGCAGAAGTCTTCAGACATCAGACTTCAGTCTTCAGGAGGTTTCACAAGCGGCTGTCGTCGCCCTTTCCTGACGTCTGAAGACTGAAGACTATTTCCGCGTAGAATAGCCGCCCTGATGGCCCGACCGCGCTTCACTTGGGACCTCGGCCGCCGCAAGCTCGCGCTCGGCGAGCGCACGCTCGTCATGGGCGTGGTCAACGTCACGCCCGACTCGTTCTCCGACGGCGGCAAGTTCTTCTGCGCCGACAAAGCCACCGCGCACGCGCTGCGGCTGCTCGACGAAGGCGCCGACCTGCTCGACCTCGGCGGCGAATCCACGCGCCCGGGCGCGCACGCCGGAACCACCGAAGCCGCGGTCAGCGCGGAAGAAGAGCTGGCTCGCGTCCTGCCGGTGCTCGAGCGCGTGAAGCGCGAGCGGCCATCCGCGGTGCTTTCGGTGGACACCTACAAGAATGAGGTCGCGCGCGCGACCGTCGCCGCCGGCGCCGACGTCGTCAACGACGTCAGCGGGCTGACCTGGGACACGAAGATGGCAGAAACACTCGCCGGCCTGCAGTGCGGCGTGCTCCTGATGCACACGCGCGGCCGTCCTGACGAGTGGAAGTCGCTGCCGCCGCTGAACGATCCCTTCGCGGAAGTGCGGCGCGGCCTCGAGCAAGTCGCCGCGCACGCCACGCGCGCGGGGATCGCGAAGGACCGCATCGTGCTCGACCCCGGCTTCGGCTTCGGCAAGCGCTTCGACGAGAACGTGCCGCTGCTGGCGCGCTTGGACGAGTTCGCCGCGCTCGGCTTCCCGCTCGCCGGCGGCACCTCGCGCAAATCCTTCCTCGGGCGCCTCCTCGCCCGCGAGGGCGCGGACGCCCCGCCTGACCAGCGCCTGCACGCTTCGGTCGCCGCCGCCGTGCTCTCCATCATGAAAGGCGCGCACATCGTGCGCGTGCACGACGTGAAGGAGACGGTAGAAGCAGCCAGGGTGGCAGACGCAGTCTTGGCACAGCGCTGAACTGCCTAACTGCAGTTCGGCAGTCCCTCAGAAGACTTTTCCCGAGTCCAGCAGGATCGTCACCGGCCCGTCGTTCACCAGCTCCACGTCCATCATCTCCTGGAACCTGCCGGTCTCGACGCGCAGGCCCGCGGCGCGCAGCTTCCCGACGAAATGCTCGTAGAGCCGGCGCGCGTCTTCCGGCCGCGCGGCTTCGTCGAACGACGGCCGCTTGCCGCGCCGCACGTCGCCGTAGAGCGTGAACTGCGAGACCACCAGCGCCGCGCCGCCCGCCTGCGCCACGTCCAGGTTCATCTTGCCGTCCGCGTCTTCGAACACGCGGAGCCCCGCCGTCTTCTCGGCGAGATAGTCCGCTGCCGCCTCGTTGTCGGACTTCGCCACGCCCAGCAGCACCAGCAGCCCGCGCCCGATCTCGCCGGCGACTTCGCCGGCGACCGTGACGCGTGCGCGAGAGACTCGTTGGATGACGGCTCGCATACGCCTAGCAGTAAGCAATAAGCGATAAGCAAGAAGCAAGCCCGCAGCGCTGATCGCTTGTTGCTTACCGCGTATCGCTCTCCTACAATCCTCCGTTCCTTTCAGGAGGACCAGCCCATGTCACCTGTCCGCAGGAGTCTGTTTGCCTTCCTGCTTGTCGTCGCGCTGGCCGCATTCGCGGCCGCGCAACAGCAGCCCTCGAATCCGCCGGCGCAAACGCAGCAGCCCGAGGCGCCGCCTCCCGGCCAGCAGCAGCCTGCGCCGGCGCCTACGGGCGAGCCCGCCGCCGACTCCGGCACGCAGGCCGCGCCGCAGAAGATGGCCAAGCCCACCGGCCACAACGAAGTCGTGATCAAGGGCGGCACGCTGCTCACGGTGACGCACGGCCGCATCGCGAACGGCCAGCTCTACATCAAGGACGGCAAGATCGTCGCGGTCGGCCAGACGGTGCAAGCGCCCGCCTCCGCCAAGGTCATCGACGCGACCGGCAAGTGGGTCACCCCCGGCCTGATCGACGCGCACTCGCACATCGCGCTCGACGGCGACGTGAACGAGGCCACCTCCCCTATCACCCCGCAGATGATCATGCTCGACGCCTTCCAGTACACCGACAAGGGCATCTACCGCGCGCTCGCCGGGGGCACCACCACGTCGCTGCTGCTGCACGGCTCCGCCAACATGATCGGCGGCCAGGCCGTCGTGATCAAGCACAAGTACGGCATGGACCGCGACGACCTGCTCTTCCCGGGCGCGCCGCAGTCCATCAAGTTCGCCTCCGGCGAGAACCCCAAGCGCGTCTACGGCGGCCGCAACCAGACGCCCGCCACCCGCATGGGCAACTTCGCCGTCATGCGCCAGGCCTTCCAGGAAGCGCGCGAGTACATGCGCGAGTGGGACGACTACAACGCCAAGACGCAGAAGGGCGACAAGGACGCCAAGCAGCCCAAGCGCGACCTCAAGCTCGACGCCCTCGCCGACATCCTGCGCGGCAAGCTGCTGGTCCAGATCCACTGCTATCGCGCCGACGAGTTCCTCACCGAGATGGCCATCGCGCACGAGTTCGGCTACAAGATCCGCGCCTTCCATCACGGGCTCGAGGTCTACAAGGTCGCCGACAAGGTGGCCGCCGACGGCGTGGCCCTCGCCACCTTCAGCGACTGGTACGGCTACAAGATGGAAGCCAACGACGCCATCCCGTGGAACGCCGTCATCTCCATGCGCAAGGGCGTGCGCGTCGCCATCAAGAGCGACTCCGACGACCTGACCCGCCGCCTCAACCAGGAAGCCGCCAAGACCATGCACTACGGCGGCGCCACCGAGGACGAGGCCATGAAGATGATCACGCTCAACCCGGCGTGGATCATCGGCGTCGACGACAAGGTCGGCTCCCTCGACGCCGGCAAGGACGCCGACGTCGTCATCTGGGACAAGTACCCGCTCTCGTCCTACGCCACGCCGGAAAAGGTCTTCATCGACGGCGACCTCTTCTTCGACAAGAGCCTG
This genomic interval from Terriglobales bacterium contains the following:
- the dtd gene encoding D-aminoacyl-tRNA deacylase — translated: MRAVIQRVSRARVTVAGEVAGEIGRGLLVLLGVAKSDNEAAADYLAEKTAGLRVFEDADGKMNLDVAQAGGAALVVSQFTLYGDVRRGKRPSFDEAARPEDARRLYEHFVGKLRAAGLRVETGRFQEMMDVELVNDGPVTILLDSGKVF
- the folP gene encoding dihydropteroate synthase; its protein translation is MARPRFTWDLGRRKLALGERTLVMGVVNVTPDSFSDGGKFFCADKATAHALRLLDEGADLLDLGGESTRPGAHAGTTEAAVSAEEELARVLPVLERVKRERPSAVLSVDTYKNEVARATVAAGADVVNDVSGLTWDTKMAETLAGLQCGVLLMHTRGRPDEWKSLPPLNDPFAEVRRGLEQVAAHATRAGIAKDRIVLDPGFGFGKRFDENVPLLARLDEFAALGFPLAGGTSRKSFLGRLLAREGADAPPDQRLHASVAAAVLSIMKGAHIVRVHDVKETVEAARVADAVLAQR
- a CDS encoding amidohydrolase: MSPVRRSLFAFLLVVALAAFAAAQQQPSNPPAQTQQPEAPPPGQQQPAPAPTGEPAADSGTQAAPQKMAKPTGHNEVVIKGGTLLTVTHGRIANGQLYIKDGKIVAVGQTVQAPASAKVIDATGKWVTPGLIDAHSHIALDGDVNEATSPITPQMIMLDAFQYTDKGIYRALAGGTTTSLLLHGSANMIGGQAVVIKHKYGMDRDDLLFPGAPQSIKFASGENPKRVYGGRNQTPATRMGNFAVMRQAFQEAREYMREWDDYNAKTQKGDKDAKQPKRDLKLDALADILRGKLLVQIHCYRADEFLTEMAIAHEFGYKIRAFHHGLEVYKVADKVAADGVALATFSDWYGYKMEANDAIPWNAVISMRKGVRVAIKSDSDDLTRRLNQEAAKTMHYGGATEDEAMKMITLNPAWIIGVDDKVGSLDAGKDADVVIWDKYPLSSYATPEKVFIDGDLFFDKSLPGYGMPYYTEGK
- a CDS encoding VTT domain-containing protein; its protein translation is MHFLKNIFLKYQKWLLALLAPLPGWLAVLVIATVDSMIPVIPLDPVVAGYVWKNPGMFWLYCLVASAGSAVGSLFPYWIGYEGEELLLEKRIPAATLARIRASFERHEVLALVLPAMMPPPTPFKAFVLFAGAAKLNVRDFLLAIFAGRMLRFLILSALTVVFGPKVYELVKAHGWLVLIVVLSAIALGALVWWLRKRRSPGPAVVGEGR
- a CDS encoding DUF6580 family putative transport protein, with translation MLAYVFVVFAVLFRFLIPVFGSKEVTGLMGFAPLTAALLYFGARQPRARMWAPLAMLIAGDVALNVWVYHLPLGADQVVSWAFYCALMLFGGVLRENQVPLRVGGVALSSSVAFFLVSNFAVWAVWAMYPKTLAGLSACYIAGLPFFRNALIGDLAWTAVFFGAPALAAQFGLQAERVRAK